A single genomic interval of Roseomonas aeriglobus harbors:
- a CDS encoding DUF4139 domain-containing protein — protein sequence MSKAILASGLLMLAGPVAAQEDVPAAASPATAQGDLSVTIYNNDVALVQDIRRIDLPTGRTRQAFPDVSAQIRPETVSLSAPDAGVVEQNFDYDLLSPTSLMEAAVGETLTLVRTNPATGAETRERAKVLAVNGGVVLQIGDRIEVLRDDGLPVRVVFDKIPPNLRARPTLSVTLASERAGVRPATLSYLTRGLGWQADYVALFDDKAGTIDVQGWVTLRNTTGTTFQSARTLLVAGDVASATDMQNSRPRTVRQRPLRQAGTETAAREQLGDFYLYPLAERTTIADKQTKQVSFLDVKGAAATSGYEFVNGWLNSTREPVSAGSMLRFANSRGGGLGDALPAGTVRVYVRDARGQAQFTGENAIGHTPQGSRIALRTGDAFDVKVQPVVEERTQLGSDRWRTRMRYTVTNARPRPVTVDVVQGGLDWGFADTRITQESQKSVRRDADATIWSVAVPANGTTVVTATFETRY from the coding sequence ATGTCGAAAGCGATCCTGGCCAGTGGCCTGTTGATGCTGGCTGGTCCGGTTGCGGCGCAGGAGGACGTTCCCGCCGCGGCATCGCCCGCGACCGCGCAGGGCGATCTGTCGGTCACCATCTACAACAACGACGTGGCGCTGGTGCAGGACATCCGCCGCATCGACCTGCCCACGGGCCGCACGCGCCAGGCCTTTCCCGATGTCAGCGCGCAGATCCGGCCCGAGACAGTGTCGCTGAGCGCACCCGACGCAGGCGTCGTCGAGCAGAATTTCGACTATGATCTGCTGAGTCCCACCAGCCTGATGGAAGCCGCGGTCGGCGAGACGCTGACACTGGTCCGTACCAACCCGGCGACCGGGGCGGAGACGCGTGAGCGGGCGAAGGTGCTGGCGGTGAACGGCGGCGTCGTGCTGCAGATCGGCGACCGGATCGAGGTGTTGCGCGACGACGGCCTGCCGGTGCGTGTCGTGTTCGACAAGATTCCGCCCAACCTGCGCGCGCGGCCGACGCTGTCGGTGACGCTGGCGAGCGAGCGAGCGGGCGTCCGGCCAGCGACCTTGTCCTATCTCACCCGCGGCCTCGGCTGGCAGGCCGATTATGTCGCACTGTTCGATGACAAGGCGGGAACGATCGACGTCCAGGGCTGGGTGACGCTGCGGAACACGACCGGCACGACCTTTCAGTCCGCCCGGACCTTGCTGGTGGCGGGCGACGTTGCCTCGGCTACGGACATGCAGAATTCCCGCCCGCGCACGGTGCGGCAGCGGCCGCTGCGTCAGGCGGGGACCGAGACGGCCGCGCGCGAGCAACTGGGCGACTTCTACCTCTATCCGCTCGCCGAGCGGACGACCATCGCCGACAAGCAGACCAAGCAGGTCAGCTTCCTGGACGTAAAGGGGGCGGCGGCGACGTCGGGCTATGAGTTCGTCAACGGCTGGCTGAACTCGACGCGCGAGCCGGTGAGTGCGGGCTCGATGCTGCGCTTCGCCAATTCGCGCGGCGGGGGCTTGGGCGACGCGTTGCCGGCGGGGACGGTGCGGGTCTATGTCCGCGATGCGCGGGGCCAGGCGCAATTCACGGGCGAGAATGCCATCGGTCATACACCGCAGGGCTCGCGGATTGCGCTGCGCACCGGCGACGCCTTCGATGTGAAGGTGCAGCCGGTGGTCGAGGAGCGGACGCAGCTCGGCTCGGATCGCTGGCGCACGCGGATGCGCTATACGGTGACCAACGCGCGGCCGCGGCCCGTGACGGTCGATGTGGTGCAGGGCGGGCTCGACTGGGGCTTCGCCGACACGCGGATAACCCAGGAAAGCCAGAAGAGCGTGCGCCGCGATGCCGATGCGACGATCTGGTCGGTGGCGGTGCCGGCGAACGGCACGACCGTGGTTACGGCGACGTTCGAAACCCGCTACTGA
- a CDS encoding adenosylhomocysteinase yields the protein MATAPATRANDYVIADISLAEFGRREIEIAETEMPGLMALREEFGSSQPLKGARITGSLHMTIQTAVLIETLTALGAQVRWATCNIYSTQDHAAAAIAATGVPVFAVKGESLAEYWDYVGDIFNWGADGDGTTANIILDDGGDATMFALWGAKLEAGQTMGEPENDEEVEFQRALKAFIAKYPGYLTETVKNLKGVSEETTTGVHRLYEIAKKGELPFPAINVNDSVTKSKFDNLYGCKESLVDAIRRATDVMLAGKVACVAGFGDVGKGSAQSLRNGGARVLVTEIDPICALQAAMEGFEVVTMDEAVERADIFCTATGNADVITAEHMAKMKPMSIVCNIGHFDSEIQIAALSNYEWTEVKPGTDLVKFPDGKQIIVLAKGRLVNLGCATGHPSFVMSSSFTNQTLAQIELWTAGEKYENKVYVLPKHLDEKVAALHLEKLGVKLSKLTPKQAGYIGVPVEGPFKPDHYRY from the coding sequence GTGGCCACCGCCCCCGCGACCCGCGCGAACGATTACGTCATTGCCGACATCAGCCTCGCCGAATTCGGCCGTCGCGAAATCGAGATCGCCGAAACCGAAATGCCGGGCCTGATGGCGCTGCGCGAGGAATTTGGGAGCTCGCAGCCGCTGAAGGGCGCGCGCATCACTGGCTCGCTGCACATGACGATCCAGACCGCGGTGCTGATCGAGACGCTGACCGCGCTCGGCGCGCAGGTCCGTTGGGCGACCTGCAACATCTATTCGACGCAAGACCATGCCGCCGCCGCCATCGCCGCGACGGGCGTGCCGGTGTTCGCGGTCAAGGGCGAGAGCCTGGCCGAGTATTGGGACTACGTCGGCGACATCTTCAACTGGGGTGCGGACGGCGATGGCACCACCGCCAACATCATCCTGGACGACGGCGGCGACGCGACGATGTTCGCGCTGTGGGGCGCCAAGCTCGAAGCCGGCCAGACGATGGGCGAGCCGGAGAACGACGAGGAAGTCGAATTCCAGCGCGCGCTGAAGGCGTTCATCGCCAAGTACCCGGGTTACCTGACCGAGACGGTGAAGAACCTGAAGGGCGTGTCGGAAGAGACGACGACCGGCGTGCACCGCCTGTACGAGATCGCGAAGAAGGGCGAGCTGCCGTTCCCCGCGATCAACGTGAACGATTCGGTCACCAAGTCGAAGTTCGACAACCTCTACGGCTGCAAGGAATCGCTAGTCGACGCGATCCGTCGCGCCACCGACGTCATGCTGGCCGGTAAGGTCGCCTGCGTCGCCGGCTTCGGTGACGTCGGCAAGGGCTCGGCCCAGAGCCTGCGCAACGGTGGCGCTCGCGTGCTCGTGACCGAAATCGACCCGATCTGCGCACTGCAGGCGGCGATGGAAGGCTTCGAGGTCGTGACGATGGACGAAGCCGTCGAGCGTGCCGACATCTTCTGCACCGCGACCGGCAACGCCGACGTCATCACCGCCGAGCACATGGCGAAGATGAAGCCGATGTCGATCGTCTGCAACATCGGCCACTTCGACAGCGAGATCCAGATCGCCGCGCTGTCGAACTACGAGTGGACCGAAGTGAAGCCGGGCACCGACCTGGTGAAGTTCCCGGACGGCAAGCAGATCATCGTGCTCGCCAAGGGGCGCCTGGTGAACCTGGGCTGCGCGACCGGTCACCCGTCGTTCGTCATGTCGTCGTCGTTCACCAACCAGACGCTCGCGCAGATCGAGCTGTGGACGGCGGGCGAGAAGTACGAGAACAAGGTCTACGTCCTGCCGAAGCACCTCGACGAAAAGGTCGCAGCGCTGCACCTGGAAAAGCTGGGCGTGAAGCTGTCGAAGCTGACCCCGAAGCAGGCCGGCTACATCGGCGTGCCGGTGGAAGGCCCGTTCAAGCCGGATCATTATCGCTACTAA
- a CDS encoding YqgE/AlgH family protein: MQTATFLTGQFLLAMPGIGDPRFERAVIAMCTHDESGALGIGIGTIVDGLSFHDMLKQLDIAPGDTPDVPVHLGGPCETRRGFVLHSRDWSGADTVDVAGRWSMSGTIDVLRAIADGTGPRRWLPALGYAGWDEGQLDEEMRRHGWFNVAGDDTLLFDTPAGDRWTAGFAREGIDPRMLAATTGTA, from the coding sequence ATGCAGACCGCTACCTTCCTGACCGGCCAGTTCCTGCTTGCGATGCCCGGCATCGGCGACCCGCGATTCGAACGCGCGGTCATCGCCATGTGCACCCATGACGAGAGCGGGGCGCTGGGCATCGGCATCGGCACCATCGTCGACGGGCTCAGCTTTCACGACATGTTGAAGCAACTCGATATCGCGCCGGGCGACACGCCCGACGTGCCGGTCCATCTGGGCGGCCCGTGCGAGACGCGGCGTGGCTTCGTGCTGCACTCGCGCGACTGGAGCGGCGCGGATACGGTCGATGTCGCGGGGCGCTGGTCGATGTCGGGCACGATCGACGTCCTGCGCGCGATCGCCGATGGCACGGGGCCGCGGCGATGGCTGCCGGCGCTCGGCTATGCCGGGTGGGACGAAGGGCAGCTGGACGAGGAGATGCGGCGCCACGGTTGGTTCAACGTCGCCGGCGACGACACGCTGTTGTTCGATACGCCGGCCGGCGACCGCTGGACGGCCGGTTTCGCGCGCGAGGGCATCGACCCGCGTATGCTCGCCGCAACGACGGGCACGGCCTGA
- a CDS encoding alpha/beta fold hydrolase — MGEGRAVVLIHGYFSDAQTNWIKFGHAEKIAARGCRVIMPDLRGHGESATPHDLSAYPNDALTKDGHALVAHLGLTEYDLGGYSLGARTTGRMLATGATPRRVMFTGMGLEGLTDASGRSDHFRNVLTNLGKHPRGSPAFMAEAFLKTTGGDAQALLGVLNTFADTPREVLERASQPALVVMGREDDEVGSGAALADVLPNARYVEVGGGHMGAVTKPELGQAMADFLAG; from the coding sequence ATGGGCGAGGGGCGCGCGGTCGTCCTGATTCACGGCTATTTCAGCGACGCGCAGACGAACTGGATCAAGTTCGGCCATGCCGAAAAGATCGCGGCGCGTGGCTGTCGGGTCATCATGCCCGACCTGCGAGGCCATGGCGAAAGCGCGACGCCGCACGATCTGTCGGCCTATCCGAACGATGCCCTGACGAAGGACGGCCATGCCCTGGTCGCACATCTGGGTCTCACGGAATATGACCTGGGCGGCTATTCCCTCGGCGCGCGGACGACGGGGCGGATGCTGGCAACGGGGGCAACGCCGCGGCGGGTGATGTTCACCGGCATGGGGCTGGAGGGGTTGACCGATGCCAGTGGGCGGTCGGACCATTTCCGCAATGTGCTGACGAACCTCGGCAAGCATCCGCGCGGGTCGCCGGCGTTCATGGCGGAGGCGTTTCTAAAGACCACTGGCGGCGATGCACAGGCATTGCTGGGCGTGCTGAACACGTTCGCCGATACGCCGCGCGAGGTGCTGGAAAGGGCGTCGCAACCGGCGCTGGTGGTCATGGGGCGCGAGGATGACGAGGTCGGATCGGGCGCGGCCTTGGCCGATGTGCTACCGAACGCGCGATATGTTGAGGTCGGTGGCGGTCACATGGGAGCGGTGACCAAGCCGGAGTTGGGCCAGGCGATGGCGGATTTCCTGGCGGGGTAA
- a CDS encoding MarR family transcriptional regulator: protein MRRISDSLGFLISDVSRLMRRRFDERARLVGATRAQWKTLVTLSRNEGINQGGLADLLEVEPITLCRMVDRLEESGMVERRREPADRRAWQIFLTDAAKPVLEQLRAHADEMFGAAFAGLDDTDRTNLTAALERVRTNLTDMPKDAAHG, encoded by the coding sequence ATGCGCCGTATATCCGACAGCCTAGGCTTTCTCATCAGTGATGTCTCGCGCCTGATGCGCCGCCGTTTCGACGAGCGGGCACGCCTGGTGGGCGCGACCCGCGCACAGTGGAAAACTCTCGTCACCCTTTCGCGGAATGAAGGGATCAATCAGGGCGGCCTCGCCGATCTGCTGGAAGTCGAGCCGATCACACTATGCCGGATGGTGGACCGGTTGGAGGAATCCGGCATGGTCGAGCGCCGCCGCGAGCCCGCCGATCGTCGCGCCTGGCAGATCTTTCTGACCGATGCGGCCAAGCCGGTGCTCGAACAGCTCCGCGCTCATGCCGACGAGATGTTCGGCGCCGCTTTCGCTGGACTGGACGACACCGATCGCACGAACTTGACCGCGGCGCTGGAACGCGTTCGCACCAACCTGACCGATATGCCGAAGGACGCCGCCCATGGCTGA
- a CDS encoding DHA2 family efflux MFS transporter permease subunit, whose amino-acid sequence MATTAPSPAARPAAPGPGTAALQTSNRPLLTVGVMLATIMQILDSTIANVALPHMQPALGATADTVTWVLTSYIVASAIAIPITGWLSDRVGSRNLFLWSVVGFVIASALCGMAQNLEEMVAFRILQGISAAFMNPLSQTVMLDINPPERQGKAMAVWGMGIMVGPILGPVIGGWLTESYSWRWVFYVNLPLGIFCFAVLWWLLPSRPVKVRPFDVLGFSLLAIGIAALQLMLDRGQTEDWFSSGEVVVEALVAFIALWMFVVHLATGKRPMFDRDLFKNRNLVTGLAFMLVVGVVMMATMALLPPMLQRIYGYPVVDTGLLLMPRGFGIVFSMFVAAQLTQRGFDPRILVGFGFAVAAGSLYEMTTWTIVMGSQPFVVSGLIQGLGLGLVFMPLNQMAFATLPPQYRTEASSLMNLMRNIGASVGISAVTALLARNVQTSHADLAANITSDALSSYDLSSLQRFGMAADAALSMIDAEVNRQAAMIAYLDDFWAMAIVTALSVPLVVFLQKPPRPTSGEKAAPVDLH is encoded by the coding sequence ATGGCCACCACCGCCCCCTCCCCCGCCGCACGCCCCGCTGCGCCCGGGCCCGGGACTGCCGCACTCCAGACCAGCAACCGCCCCCTGCTGACCGTCGGCGTCATGCTCGCCACGATCATGCAGATTCTCGACTCCACCATCGCCAACGTCGCACTCCCGCATATGCAGCCTGCGCTGGGCGCGACGGCGGATACCGTGACCTGGGTGCTGACGAGCTATATTGTCGCTTCGGCCATCGCGATTCCGATCACCGGCTGGCTGTCGGACCGCGTCGGCAGCCGCAACCTGTTCCTTTGGTCGGTCGTCGGCTTCGTCATTGCCTCGGCGCTCTGCGGCATGGCGCAGAACCTGGAGGAGATGGTCGCCTTCCGCATCCTGCAGGGGATCAGCGCGGCCTTCATGAACCCGCTCAGCCAGACGGTGATGCTCGACATCAACCCGCCCGAACGCCAGGGCAAGGCGATGGCCGTCTGGGGCATGGGCATCATGGTCGGTCCGATCCTGGGGCCGGTCATCGGCGGCTGGCTGACCGAGAGCTACAGCTGGCGCTGGGTGTTTTACGTCAACCTGCCGCTCGGCATCTTCTGTTTCGCGGTGCTGTGGTGGCTGCTCCCGTCGCGCCCGGTCAAGGTGCGGCCGTTCGACGTCCTGGGCTTCAGCCTACTCGCGATCGGCATCGCCGCACTGCAGCTGATGCTCGATCGCGGCCAGACCGAGGACTGGTTCTCATCGGGTGAAGTCGTCGTCGAGGCGCTGGTCGCCTTCATCGCGCTATGGATGTTCGTCGTCCACCTTGCGACCGGCAAGCGACCGATGTTCGACCGCGATCTGTTCAAGAACCGCAACCTCGTCACCGGTCTGGCCTTCATGCTGGTCGTCGGCGTCGTGATGATGGCGACGATGGCGCTGCTCCCACCGATGCTTCAGCGCATCTACGGCTATCCGGTCGTCGATACCGGCCTGTTGCTGATGCCACGCGGCTTCGGCATCGTGTTCAGCATGTTCGTCGCCGCTCAGCTGACCCAGCGCGGCTTCGATCCGCGCATTCTGGTCGGTTTCGGCTTTGCGGTCGCAGCGGGGTCGCTTTACGAAATGACGACGTGGACGATCGTCATGGGATCGCAGCCGTTCGTCGTCTCGGGGCTGATCCAGGGGCTCGGCCTCGGCCTCGTCTTCATGCCCCTCAATCAGATGGCATTCGCGACGCTGCCGCCGCAGTATCGCACCGAAGCGTCGTCGCTGATGAACCTCATGCGCAATATCGGTGCGTCGGTCGGGATTTCGGCCGTGACCGCGCTGCTCGCGCGCAACGTCCAGACCAGCCACGCCGACCTTGCCGCGAACATCACCTCGGACGCGCTGTCGAGCTATGACCTGTCCAGTCTGCAACGCTTCGGCATGGCGGCCGACGCTGCGCTCTCGATGATCGATGCCGAGGTGAACCGTCAGGCCGCGATGATCGCCTACCTCGACGATTTCTGGGCGATGGCGATCGTTACGGCGCTTTCGGTGCCGCTGGTCGTTTTCCTCCAGAAGCCGCCGCGACCGACGTCGGGGGAGAAGGCGGCCCCGGTCGACCTGCATTGA
- a CDS encoding HlyD family secretion protein, translated as MADADPKIATDTATPVKAKRRWIRAILMFGVPLIVVAIAGYFYATSGRYVSTDNAYVGQDKVSVASDVAGRIVSVDVRENQHVKAGDLLFRIDPQPYRIAVEQADAQIAGAQVNVQTLQASYVGTGADIQAAKDRIAAAQEDFARQDSLMQRGFTTRARFEQAQHSLEQARASYQSAVADANEARAKLASGAAVPGQNPQVAAGRVAREKALLDLSRTAVRAPVSGQVSQADRLQVGQMMVTGLPAVTIVADARSWVDANFKETDLAHMRVGQAAEVTFDAYPGVKLRGHVASIGAGTGSEFSVLPAQNANGNWVKVTQRVPVRIAIDEKSPRQLIAGLSADVRVDVRK; from the coding sequence ATGGCTGATGCAGACCCCAAGATCGCCACGGATACCGCCACTCCCGTCAAGGCGAAGCGCCGATGGATCCGCGCGATCCTGATGTTCGGCGTGCCGCTGATCGTGGTGGCGATCGCCGGCTATTTCTATGCGACCTCGGGCCGCTATGTATCGACCGACAACGCCTATGTCGGCCAGGACAAGGTATCGGTGGCGTCCGACGTCGCCGGGCGCATCGTGTCCGTCGACGTGCGGGAGAACCAGCATGTGAAGGCGGGTGATCTGCTGTTCCGCATCGATCCCCAGCCGTACCGTATCGCGGTCGAGCAGGCCGATGCCCAGATCGCCGGCGCGCAGGTCAACGTCCAGACGCTGCAGGCGAGCTATGTCGGCACCGGCGCCGACATTCAGGCCGCCAAGGACCGCATTGCGGCTGCGCAGGAGGATTTCGCGCGACAGGATTCGCTGATGCAGCGCGGCTTCACGACCCGGGCCCGGTTCGAGCAGGCCCAGCACTCGCTCGAACAGGCCCGCGCGTCGTATCAGTCAGCGGTTGCGGACGCCAACGAGGCGCGCGCGAAGCTCGCATCGGGTGCCGCAGTCCCGGGCCAGAATCCGCAGGTCGCCGCCGGCCGTGTCGCGCGCGAAAAGGCGCTGCTCGACCTGTCACGCACCGCCGTCCGCGCGCCGGTGTCGGGTCAGGTCAGCCAGGCCGACCGGTTGCAGGTCGGCCAGATGATGGTCACCGGGCTGCCCGCGGTCACCATCGTCGCCGACGCCAGGTCGTGGGTCGATGCCAATTTCAAGGAAACCGATCTCGCCCACATGCGGGTCGGGCAGGCCGCGGAAGTGACGTTCGATGCCTATCCTGGCGTCAAGCTGCGCGGTCACGTCGCCTCGATCGGCGCGGGCACGGGCAGCGAATTCTCCGTGCTCCCTGCGCAGAACGCGAACGGCAACTGGGTGAAGGTTACGCAGCGCGTGCCGGTGCGCATCGCGATCGACGAGAAGAGCCCGCGTCAGCTGATCGCCGGCCTCAGTGCCGACGTGCGTGTGGACGTGCGCAAGTGA
- a CDS encoding peroxiredoxin produces MTIKVGDRIPSVTFAKATENGPEGVTSDEFFAGRKVALFSVPGAFTPTCSAKHLPGFIEKADALKAKGIDEIACTAVNDAFVLGAWNASNQAGDTVTMLADGNADFVKATGLEMDGSKFGMGTRGQRFSMIVNDGVVEQLHVEAPGEFKVSSAEHLLDTM; encoded by the coding sequence ATGACGATCAAGGTTGGCGACCGTATTCCCAGCGTGACCTTCGCCAAGGCGACCGAGAACGGGCCGGAAGGCGTGACGTCCGACGAGTTCTTTGCCGGGCGCAAGGTCGCGCTGTTCTCGGTACCCGGTGCCTTCACCCCGACCTGTTCGGCCAAGCACCTGCCGGGTTTCATCGAAAAGGCCGACGCGCTGAAGGCGAAGGGGATCGACGAAATCGCCTGCACCGCAGTCAATGACGCGTTCGTGCTGGGTGCGTGGAACGCCTCGAACCAGGCCGGCGACACCGTGACGATGCTTGCGGACGGAAACGCCGATTTCGTCAAGGCCACCGGCCTGGAGATGGACGGGTCTAAGTTCGGCATGGGCACCCGCGGCCAGCGTTTCTCGATGATCGTCAACGACGGCGTGGTCGAGCAGCTGCATGTGGAGGCACCGGGCGAGTTCAAGGTGAGCTCGGCCGAGCATCTGCTGGACACTATGTAA
- a CDS encoding GFA family protein, translated as MRRQMTGGCLCGSKRYVATVADDDAYLCHCRMCQRWSGSVSIALKGMKKADVRWDTPPDFFTSSPIARRGFCATCGTSLTFEFPDSETMDLTVASFDDPSRFRPRHNYAVESWHTAWLDVRDLPAMRSEDNPNVVERWMKACGKLPD; from the coding sequence ATGCGGAGACAGATGACGGGCGGGTGCCTGTGCGGTTCGAAGCGCTATGTCGCGACCGTGGCGGACGACGACGCCTATCTGTGTCACTGCCGAATGTGTCAGCGTTGGTCGGGCAGTGTGTCGATCGCGCTCAAGGGGATGAAGAAGGCCGACGTGCGCTGGGATACGCCGCCCGATTTCTTCACGTCCTCGCCGATCGCGCGCCGCGGCTTTTGCGCGACGTGCGGCACGTCGCTGACCTTCGAGTTTCCCGACAGCGAGACGATGGACCTGACCGTCGCCAGCTTCGACGACCCGTCACGGTTTCGGCCTAGGCATAATTACGCGGTCGAAAGCTGGCACACGGCATGGCTGGACGTACGCGACCTGCCCGCTATGCGCAGCGAGGATAACCCCAATGTCGTCGAGAGATGGATGAAGGCCTGTGGCAAGCTCCCCGACTGA
- a CDS encoding AMP nucleosidase: MTQASDIIAELDRLYSASVDRLKSALTRYLTDGTPPPPEARLDGSFAYPEIRLTFRPGADRPAPFRSFGRLVTPGDYAISVTKPAIFADYLIEQLTLLIEDYDVEVSAAEGRQEIPFPYVLDPGHALALDEVSALELARHFPATELAHIGDEIADGMWESVDGVRPLALFDGLRTDFSLARLRHYTGTPPEHVQRYVLFTNYHRYVDEFVRWGASQLGPDSRFTGLSGAGGIVITAPDEVDKIAGDSSAWRRHQMPAYHLMAADGTGITLVNIGVGPSNAKTICDHLAVMRPEAWLMIGHCGGLRPSQRIGDYVLAHAYLRDDHVLDDVLPPEIPVPAIAEVQQALARAAATVSGQSGEELKRRLRTGTIVTTDDRNWELRYSQSALRFSLSRAVGIDMESATIAAQGYRFRVPYGTLLCVSDKPLHGELKLPGQANRFYERAINEHMRIGIETCEELRREGPKLHSRKLRAFSEPPFR; encoded by the coding sequence ATGACTCAAGCATCTGACATTATCGCCGAACTCGACCGCCTCTATTCCGCCTCGGTCGACCGTCTGAAATCGGCACTGACCCGTTACCTTACCGATGGCACCCCGCCCCCGCCCGAAGCGCGGCTCGACGGATCCTTCGCCTATCCCGAGATCCGCCTGACATTCCGTCCGGGCGCCGACCGTCCCGCCCCGTTCCGCTCGTTCGGTCGGCTGGTGACTCCCGGCGACTATGCGATCAGCGTCACCAAGCCTGCGATCTTCGCCGATTATCTGATCGAACAGCTGACTCTGCTGATCGAGGATTACGACGTCGAGGTTTCGGCCGCCGAAGGGCGGCAGGAAATCCCCTTCCCCTATGTCCTCGATCCCGGCCATGCGCTGGCGCTGGACGAGGTTTCGGCGCTCGAGCTTGCCCGCCATTTTCCGGCGACCGAACTCGCGCACATCGGCGACGAGATCGCCGACGGCATGTGGGAATCGGTCGATGGCGTCCGCCCGTTGGCGCTGTTCGATGGGTTACGCACCGACTTCAGCCTGGCTCGCCTGCGCCACTACACCGGCACGCCGCCGGAGCATGTCCAGCGCTATGTGCTGTTCACCAATTATCACCGCTACGTCGACGAATTCGTCCGCTGGGGCGCCTCGCAGCTGGGGCCGGATTCACGTTTCACCGGTCTGTCGGGCGCCGGCGGGATCGTCATCACCGCGCCGGATGAGGTCGACAAGATCGCCGGCGACAGCAGCGCGTGGCGGCGGCACCAGATGCCGGCCTATCACCTGATGGCCGCCGACGGCACCGGCATTACCCTGGTCAACATCGGCGTCGGCCCGTCGAACGCGAAGACGATCTGCGATCACCTGGCGGTGATGCGCCCCGAAGCGTGGCTGATGATCGGCCACTGCGGCGGCCTGCGCCCCTCGCAGAGGATCGGCGACTATGTGCTTGCTCACGCCTATCTGCGCGATGACCATGTGCTCGACGACGTGCTTCCGCCGGAAATTCCGGTGCCGGCGATCGCCGAAGTGCAGCAGGCGCTCGCGCGTGCCGCGGCGACCGTGTCGGGCCAGTCGGGCGAGGAACTGAAGCGTCGTCTGCGCACCGGCACCATCGTCACGACCGACGACCGTAACTGGGAGCTGCGCTACTCGCAGTCCGCACTGCGATTCTCGCTCAGCCGCGCGGTCGGGATCGATATGGAATCCGCGACGATCGCCGCGCAGGGCTATCGCTTCCGCGTGCCCTACGGGACGCTGCTGTGCGTCTCGGACAAGCCGCTCCACGGCGAACTGAAGCTGCCGGGTCAGGCCAACCGCTTCTACGAACGCGCGATCAACGAACATATGCGCATCGGCATCGAAACCTGCGAGGAGCTGCGCCGCGAGGGTCCAAAGCTCCACAGCCGCAAGCTGCGCGCGTTCAGCGAGCCGCCGTTCCGCTGA